A DNA window from Theobroma cacao cultivar B97-61/B2 chromosome 5, Criollo_cocoa_genome_V2, whole genome shotgun sequence contains the following coding sequences:
- the LOC18598270 gene encoding pentatricopeptide repeat-containing protein At2g33760 has translation MLRLTKIQSLLISNQERFRLLSISTLAAIADAQETSPKLQTHMQKPLESHSSLRVDPKFFISALLNCKNIFEIKHVHAQVVANGLLNNLFVTNKLLYIYLQYGALGEAYAFFDGMRERDPVSWSVMVGGFAKAGDFVNCFRTFRELIRCGVQPDNYTLPFVLRVCRDGMDLLMGSLVHGVVLKSGLCLDHFVSSALVDMYAKCRVMEDARRLFDNMPNKDLVIWTVMIGGYAECGNAKESLVLFEWMREEGVVPDKINIVTVVNACAKLGAMHKARLIHDYVCRMSFSLDVVLGTAMIDMYAKCGSVDCGREIFDRMQEKNVISWSAMIAAYGYHGQGRKALDLFPMMLSSGIMPNRITFVSLFYACSHAGLVDEGLQLFNMMWDEYAVRPDVKHYTCMVDLLGRAGRLDEALNLIENMTVEKDEGLWGAMLAACRIHKHVELAERAAKSLLELQPQNPGHYVLLSNIYANAGRWEDMAKIRNLMTKRSLKKIPGWTWIEVDNKIYQFSVGDKSHPLSKEIYGLLKSMSEKLELAGYIPDTNFVLHDVDEEVKVGILYTHSEKLAIAFGLIATPKGTPIRITKNLRVCGDCHTFIKFVSAITKRLIIVRDANRFHHFNEGACSCGDYW, from the coding sequence ATGTTAAGGCTCACGAAGATCCAGTCCTTGCTTATCTCGAACCAAGAAAGATTTCGCCTTCTATCTATTTCTACACTTGCAGCGATTGCAGATGCTCAAGAAACATCCCCTAAACTCCAAACCCATATGCAAAAACCACTAGAATCTCATTCTTCACTCCGTGTAGACCCGAAATTTTTTATCTCTGCTTTGTTAAACTGCAAAAACATCTTTGAAATAAAACACGTTCATGCCCAAGTAGTTGCCAATGGATTATTAAATAACCTATTTGTTACAAACAAACTCCTTTACATATATCTTCAGTACGGGGCTTTAGGTGAAGCTTATGCTTTTTTTGATGGAATGAGAGAAAGGGACCCAGTTTCTTGGAGTGTCATGGTTGGTGGGTTTGCTAAAGCTGGTGACTTTGTTAATTGTTTTAGGACTTTTAGGGAGCTCATTAGGTGTGGTGTTCAGCCTGATAATTATACTTTGCCTTTTGTTTTGAGGGTTTGTAGGGACGGGATGGACTTGTTAATGGGTAGTTTAGTTCATGGTGTTGTTCTGAAATCTGGGTTGTGTTTGGATCACTTTGTTTCTTCTGCTCTTGTTGACATGTATGCAAAATGCAGGGTCATGGAGGATGCTCGTAGGTTGTTTGATAATATGCCAAACAAGGACCTTGTAATCTGGACTGTTATGATAGGGGGGTATGCTGAGTGTGGGAATGCTAAGGAATCGTTGGTTTTGTTTGAATGGATGAGAGAGGAAGGTGTTGTTCCGGATAAGATTAATATTGTGACTGTAGTTAATGCTTGCGCGAAGTTGGGTGCTATGCATAAGGCTAGACTTATTCATGATTATGTTTGCAGAATGAGTTTTAGTTTGGATGTGGTATTGGGTACTGCAATGATTGATATGTATGCCAAGTGTGGGAGTGTTGATTGCGGGAGGGAAATCTTTGATAGGATGCAAGAGAAGAATGTAATTTCATGGAGTGCGATGATTGCTGCTTATGGATACCATGGGCAAGGCAGGAAAGCACTTGATTTATTTCCTATGATGTTGAGTAGTGGGATAATGCCAAATAGGATAACTTTTGTTTCTCTGTTTTATGCTTGTAGTCATGCTGGCTTGGTTGACGAGGGTCTTCAGCTTTTTAACATGATGTGGGACGAATATGCTGTGAGACCAGATGTGAAGCATTATACTTGCATGGTTGATCTCTTGGGCCGTGCCGGGAGACTTGATGAGGCCTTGAACTTAATTGAGAACATGACAGTTGAGAAGGATGAAGGGCTATGGGGTGCTATGCTTGCAGCATGTAGAATCCATAAACACGTAGAGTTGGCAGAAAGGGCTGCAAAGTCTCTTCTTGAACTACAGCCTCAGAATCCAGGGCACTATGTGTTACTCTCCAACATTTATGCAAATGCTGGTAGGTGGGAAGATATGGCAAAAATCAGAAACCTAATGACCAAAAGGAGTCTGAAAAAGATTCCTGGTTGGACCTGGATTGAGGTGGATAACAAGATTTATCAATTTAGTGTGGGGGACAAGTCTCATCCTCTGTCTAAGGAGATTTATGGATTGCTGAAGAGTATGAGTGAGAAATTGGAGTTAGCTGGTTACATACCAGATACAAATTTTGTGTTACATGATGTTGATGAGGAAGTTAAAGTTGGAATCTTGTATACGCATAGTGAAAAATTGGCTATTGCATTTGGTCTTATTGCCACCCCTAAGGGAACTCCTATCAGGATTACAAAGAATCTTAGAGTTTGTGGTGACTGCCACACATTTATTAAGTTTGTGTCAGCTATTACAAAGAGGTTGATTATCGTACGAGATGCAAATCGATTTCACCACTTCAACGAGGGGGCTTGTTCATGTGGGGACTACTGGTAA
- the LOC18598269 gene encoding kinesin-like protein KIN-5C encodes MSGRHEKEKGVNVQVLLRCRPFSEEELRNNAPQVVTCNEYVREVAVSQNIAGKHIDRVFTFDKVFGPSAQQKDLYEQAVVPIVNEVLEGFNCTIFAYGQTGTGKTYTMEGECKRAKTGPNGELPAEAGVIPRAVKQIFDTLESQNAEYSVKVTFLELYNEEITDLLAPEEISKVALEEKQKKQLPLMEDGKGGVLVRGLEEEIVTSASEIFTLLERGSAKRRTAETLLNKQSSRSHSLFSITIHIKEATPEGEELIKCGKLNLVDLAGSENISRSGARDGRAREAGEINKSLLTLGRVINALVEHLGHIPYRDSKLTRLLRDSLGGRTKTCIIATVSPAVHCLEETLSTLDYAHRAKNIKNKPEVNQKMMKSTLIKDLYGEIERLKAEVYAAREKNGVYIPKERYYQEESERKAMADQIEQIGVLLETHQKQLEELQDKYVAQVQQCSDLSGKLETTEKNLNETSKLLANSEEELKKCHYVLREKEFIISEQKKAENALAHQACVLRSDLEKALKDNASLFLKIGREDKLNADNRVVVNNFQLELAQQIGSLCNLVASSVSRQSEHLQSVEKLCHSFMTIHDKAILDMKKKVTAARALHVSHMEAVQNVVRLHKASSNAALEEISTLAFSNVHSIEEFLLSEASKAASMFDDLQGTLATHQGEMALFARELRQRFHVSIEQTKDISDYTNGILDKLSEEALRVQNHAVQADELQMKSIVSFQKAYEEQSKSDAEKLIADMTNLVYSHVRRQKELVDERLVNIRESVVASKTFLDGHVSSMECITTDAKRKWQEFAMQAENEAKDSADYSAAKHCRMEALLQQCVSTAESAFKHCKHTQESVNEMGSKHVSDITSLIRNASDTNEQHDAEVDSTRVAAEQDGLKNIEDTIHYIDSVSEQEQGITSGILDTVKAHGKSLETFQDDHSSQATSIRQRAEETFQQRYLDYEASGTTPTRSEQDVLSKGSIESLRAMPMEALVEEFRENNSYESFEPKELKASLIPRSPLSQIN; translated from the exons ATGTCGGGGCGccatgaaaaagagaaaggcgTCAACGTTCAAGTCCTCCTCCGTTGCAG gCCGTTTAGCGAAGAGGAGTTAAGGAACAATGCGCCGCAAGTGGTGACGTGTAATGAGTACGTAAGAGAAGTCGCCGTTTCTCAGAACATCGCCGGCAAACATATCGATAGAGTTTTCACTTTCGATAAG gTATTTGGGCCTTCAGCTCAACAAAAAGATCTATATGAACAAGCAGTGGTTCCAATTGTGAATGAAGTTTTGGAAGGTTTTAATTGTACTATTTTTGCCTATGGTCAAACTGGTACGGGAAAAACTTACACTATGGAAGGTGAATGCAAAAGGGCAAAG ACGGGCCCTAATGGCGAATTGCCAGCAGAGGCAGGGGTCATACCAAGAGCTGTTAAACAGATATTTGACACATTGGAGAGTCAGAATGCGGAGTACAGTGTGAAGGTTACGTTTTTGGAACTGTATAATGAAGAGATTACTGATTTGCTTGCACCTGaagaaatttcaaaagttGCTTTGGAGGAGAAACAGAAGAAGCAGTTGCCGCTTATGGAAGATGGAAAAGGTGGAGTTCTTGTCAGAGgattagaggaagaaattgttaCAAGTGCTAGTGAGATATTTACTTTGCTTGAAAGAGGGTCTGCTAAGCGTCGCACTGCTGAAACTCTGTTGAATAAGCAGTCGAG TCGATCGCATTCTCTATTTTCTATTACAATTCATATTAAGGAAGCTACACCAGAAGGTGAAGAACTAATAAAGTGTGGGAAGCTGAATTTGGTTGATTTAGCTGGCTCAGAAAATATATCTCGCTCTGGTGCTAGGGAT GGTCGTGCAAGAGAAGCTggtgaaattaataaaagtttaCTTACTTTGGGACGAGTTATAAATGCCCTTGTGGAGCATCTTGGGCATATTCCATACAG GGATAGCAAGCTTACTCGGTTACTTCGTGATTCACTTGGGGGAAGAACAAAGACTTGCATTATAGCCACAGTTTCTCCTGCTGTCCATTGTCTGGAGGAGACTCTAAGTACACTGGATTATGCACACAGGgcaaagaatataaaaaataagccTGAG GTTAAccaaaaaatgatgaaatcaaCTCTTATAAAGGACCTCTATGGTGAAATTGAACGGCTAAAGGCAG AGGTGTATGCTGCTCGTGAGAAAAATGGTGTTTATATTCCAAAGGAGCGATATTACCAGGAGGAGAGTGAAAGGAAG GCAATGGCTGATCAGATTGAACAAATTGGGGTCCTTCTTGAAACCCATCAGAAG CAACTTGAGGAATTGCAAGATAAATATGTTGCCCAAGTTCAACAGTGCTCTGATTTGAGTGGAAAACTTGAGACGACTGAG AAAAACTTGAATGAAACCAGCAAATTGCTTGCCAACTCTGAAGAAGAATTGAAGAAGTGTCACTATGTGTTGAGGGAGAAAGAATTTATCATATCTGAACAGAAAAAAGCAG AAAATGCTCTAGCACATCAAGCTTGTGTTTTAAGGTCTGACTTGGAGAAAGCTCTTAAGGATAATGCTTCATTGTTCCTAAAAATTG GAAGGGAAGACAAACTGAATGCTGATAATAGAGTAGTGGTTAACAACTTTCAATTAGAACTAGCCCAACAAATTGGTTCTCTTTGCAACCTGGTGGCCTCATCAGTGTCTAGGCAAAGTGAACACCTTCAGAGTGTTGAGAAACTCTGTCATTCTTTTATGACTATACATGATAAG GCAATCTTGGATATGAAGAAAAAGGTGACTGCTGCAAGGGCGTTGCATGTTTCCCACATGGAGGCAGTCCAAAATGTTGTGCGATTGCACAAGGCTAGCTCCAATGCTGCCTTAGAGGAAATTTCAACTCTGGCTTTTTCGAATGTACATTCTATTGAAGAG TTCCTTTTGTCTGAGGCCAGCAAAGCAGCTTCAATGTTTGATGATCTTCAGGGTACTCTTGCAACTCATCAGGGAGAAATGGCTCTTTTTGCAAGGGAACTAAGACAG AGATTCCATGTTAGTATCGAGCAAACAAAGGACATTTCTGATTACACTAATGGAATTCTTGATAAGCTTTCGGAAGAGGCTCTGAGGGTTCAGAATCATGCAGTCCAAGCTGATGAACTTCAAATGAAGAGCATTGTTAGCTTTCAGAAGGCTTATGAG GAGCAATCAAAATCTGATGCAGAGAAGCTTATTGCTGATATGACAAATCTTGTGTATAGCCATGTTCGTCGGCAGAAAGAGCTG GTGGATGAAAGGCTTGTAAATATTAGAGAAAGTGTTGTTGCAAGCAAAACATTCTTGGATGGACATGTTTCCTCCATGGAGTGTATTACAACAGATGCAAAACGCAAATGGCAAGAATTTGCTATGCAAGCAGAGAATGAGGCTAAAGACAGTGCTGATTACTCAGCTGCCAAACATTGTCGTATGGAGGCACTCCTACAGCAATG TGTGTCTACTGCTGAATCTGCGTTCAAGCATTGCAAACATACTCAGGAATCGGTGAATGAGATGGGTAGTAAACATGTTTCAGATATAACATCACTCATCAG GAACGCTTCTGATACCAATGAGCAGCATGATGCTGAGGTTGATAGTACAAGGGTTGCAGCTGAGCAAGATGGTCTGAAGAATATTGAGGATACCATTCACTACATTGATA GTGTGTCAGAGCAGGAACAAGGAATTACGTCTGGAATCTTGGACACTGTTAAAGCTCATGGTAAAAGCCTGGAGACATTCCAGGATGATCATTCAAGTCAAGCTACATCCATCAGGCAGAGAGCAGAAGAAACATTCCAGCAGAGATACTTG GATTACGAGGCAAGTGGGACGACTCCAACAAGAAGCGAACAAGACGTTCTGAGCAAGGGGAGTATAGAATCACTACGAGCCATGCCAATGGAAGCTCTGGTTGAGGAATTTcgtgaaaacaattcatacgaATCATTTGAGCCAAAGGAATTAAAGGCGTCACTAATACCACGGTCACCCCTTTCTCAAATCAACTAA
- the LOC108662331 gene encoding germin-like protein 9-3: MGIVSRIHTLILVLMISQVMYSTETDLTVDSVLPPNFTTAGANFFTYTALRVLIGADLPTAFEILKVSEAEFPALNGQGISYAMLQFPSVSLNPVHSHPHAAELLFLFIGSLEVGFVDEKNVLHIQTLQAGDLFIFPKGVVHYQYNYGQDPAFAISAFGSANAGTISLPRSVFSTNIRDDIIAKSFKIDVSTVQKMKASITPKGKGTVKEPFLR, translated from the coding sequence ATGGGAATTGTATCACGCATTCATACCCTCATTTTGGTACTAATGATTTCCCAGGTGATGTATTCTACTGAGACAGACCTTACGGTTGACTCTGTTTTGCCACCAAATTTCACCACTGCTGGTGCAAACTTCTTCACTTATACTGCCTTACGTGTCCTGATCGGGGCTGATCTACCTACAGCTTTTGAGATTCTGAAAGTTAGCGAGGCTGAATTTCCTGCCTTAAATGGTCAGGGCATTTCTTATGCTATGCTGCAGTTCCCTTCAGTCTCCTTAAATCCTGTTCACAGCCATCCTCATGCTGCTgagcttctttttcttttcataggCTCTCTAGAAGTGGGCTTTGTTGATGAGAAAAATGTGTTACATATTCAGACACTTCAAGCGGGAGATCTGTTTATCTTCCCTAAGGGGGTTGTTCACTATCAATATAACTATGGGCAGGACCCTGCTTTTGCGATTTCTGCCTTCGGTAGTGCAAATGCTGGAACCATAAGTCTTCCCAGGTCTGTTTTTTCAACTAACATCAGGGATGATATCATTGCCAAGTCTTTTAAGATTGATGTATCAACTGTTCAGAAGATGAAGGCCTCTATTACACCCAAGGGCAAAGGCACAGTGAAAGAACCTTTTCTTAGGTAG